A stretch of bacterium DNA encodes these proteins:
- a CDS encoding creatininase family protein: MSLLWGEHTWEDVRDAAAQGAIVVAPFGSVEQHGPMLPVDTDVRIAQNLAEGGARRALELFGLRTLVLPTMPFGLALHHMNFAGTISLQPETYVAVIADVLRCVVQHGFRRIGVITGHGGNEPALKLGIEKLVHEFAGRQTVRIAYFRGHRDPTFAELSRGIWKDEPSEGQPGIHASRWETSETLADRPHLVKRNRMVRPTHSRPDIPEWDWRTEEITVTGAFGDPSLARAELGEQCWAAWSEAVAQFLKRLADEPLDR, encoded by the coding sequence GTGAGCCTGCTCTGGGGCGAACACACGTGGGAAGACGTTCGTGACGCGGCCGCGCAGGGGGCCATCGTCGTCGCGCCCTTCGGGTCGGTCGAGCAGCACGGGCCGATGCTGCCCGTAGACACCGATGTGCGCATCGCGCAGAACCTGGCTGAGGGCGGAGCCCGGCGCGCGCTGGAGTTGTTCGGCCTGCGCACGCTCGTACTGCCCACCATGCCCTTCGGCCTGGCGCTGCACCACATGAACTTCGCCGGGACGATCTCCCTGCAGCCGGAGACGTACGTGGCCGTCATCGCAGACGTGCTGCGCTGCGTGGTGCAGCATGGCTTCCGCAGGATCGGCGTCATCACGGGCCACGGCGGCAACGAGCCCGCGCTCAAGCTCGGCATCGAGAAGCTCGTGCACGAGTTCGCAGGCCGGCAGACGGTGCGGATCGCGTACTTCCGCGGGCACCGGGACCCGACGTTCGCCGAGCTATCGCGGGGGATCTGGAAGGACGAACCGTCCGAGGGCCAGCCGGGCATCCACGCCAGCCGCTGGGAGACCTCCGAGACGCTGGCGGACCGGCCGCACCTGGTGAAGCGGAACCGCATGGTCCGCCCCACGCACTCGCGCCCGGACATCCCCGAGTGGGACTGGCGCACCGAGGAGATCACCGTGACGGGCGCCTTCGGCGACCCGTCGCTGGCCCGGGCGGAGCTGGGCGAGCAGTGCTGGGCCGCCTGGTCCGAGGCGGTCGCCCAGTTCCTCAAGCGGCTGGCCGACGAACCCCTGGACCGGTAG
- a CDS encoding DUF1559 domain-containing protein, translating into MRRIGFTLIELLVVIAIIAILAAILFPVFAKAREKARQTSCLSNVRQLATAWACYVQDYDENCAHTYTYPSCITWLAYLLPYVKNGQVYRCPSDGKPYTGTGAGWGLPGQTIQGSYGYNGSLVGSPSTSVSLARIVYPAQTGVMADTAYAGHSHYPGSNSWEFFPYTLTNCSTYMGARHNDGANVAFADGHAKWVKPSLVTNACFGGVSTEFPVPPYPATGGIYWKPDGSG; encoded by the coding sequence ATGCGACGGATCGGCTTCACGCTCATTGAGTTGCTCGTGGTCATCGCGATCATCGCCATCCTGGCGGCGATCCTCTTCCCGGTGTTCGCCAAGGCGCGTGAGAAGGCCCGCCAGACGAGCTGCCTGAGCAATGTCCGGCAGTTGGCGACGGCCTGGGCGTGCTATGTGCAGGACTACGACGAGAACTGCGCCCACACCTACACCTACCCGTCCTGCATCACCTGGCTGGCCTACCTGCTCCCCTACGTCAAGAACGGCCAGGTCTATCGGTGCCCCAGTGACGGCAAGCCGTACACGGGCACCGGGGCGGGCTGGGGCCTCCCCGGCCAGACGATTCAGGGGTCCTACGGGTACAACGGCTCGCTGGTAGGCAGCCCGAGCACCTCCGTGTCGCTGGCTCGCATTGTCTACCCGGCGCAGACGGGGGTGATGGCCGACACGGCCTACGCCGGCCACTCACACTACCCGGGCTCGAACTCCTGGGAGTTCTTCCCCTACACCCTCACCAACTGCAGCACCTACATGGGGGCACGGCACAACGACGGGGCCAACGTGGCCTTCGCCGACGGCCACGCCAAGTGGGTCAAGCCCAGTCTCGTCACCAACGCGTGTTTCGGGGGCGTCAGCACGGAGTTCCCGGTCCCGCCGTACCCGGCTACCGGGGGCATCTACTGGAAGCCCGACGGGAGCGGGTAG